A region of the Parasteatoda tepidariorum isolate YZ-2023 chromosome 7, CAS_Ptep_4.0, whole genome shotgun sequence genome:
TTGATATTACACAAATTTCTACCAACTAAATAGGGGAGATAAACAACatcattgtatattttaaatttaatagttttatggatctatgtaaaattttggtgatagttttttaatagttacatAGACGCTAGGAAATTATGAATCCCCCATTTTCGTTTCTGATACTGCCTGTGAGTTTATGCTATTGAGTTCCCATTTATATgtattttggtaatatttttcaGGTATTATAAATGTTCATAATGTATTGCTTAGGGCATTTTGAAGATTTTCAGATCATCCTGCAAGCATCCTTGCCAAGTAAAAACAttcataacatatttcataatatttaaaaactaaattattatttcatttcatccttttcttaataaataaaaataatataactcgGTTGTCTTTTTATTCGATTACCTTGATTTGAGTtcaaaagaaaatctatttttagaaaatttttccaCATCTGCCTAATATATTAACATCGAATTCGAAAACTGCTACATGGCTGCtaaaagttactattttatttaaattctttattttttctcacaCTTTATATTTCGCCAACACAATTTATTGCTTAGAGCTAAAAAAGGAAAGACTTgatagtaaattaaaacaattaaaaaccaaTCCATGATTTTTTAACCTTCCTTGacgaaaattattcatattattcaaaactattctAATGTACGATTTCATTTCGGCTGCTGTTATATATTGAatcttcaaatcaaaattaaaaaaaagaatatttaatttcctcttTGATTTtacctcttttaaaaatatttatcgaattttaataaaatcgaaaaattcaGCAACGGTGTGTAAAAGTTTTAGAATTCTATGCTAGagtattaaacaaatatagaGGGAATCAAAACTAGGATTTATTCTGAACAAGTCATggttatttattgaataaaatgattaccgattatatttctgattttcatttattgagaaaaggattatatgaaattataattcggtttttaaatattaagaaatatttatagtgttagaatgataattttttatcaccATATAGCGACATGCATCGATGTGTGCGAATACCAGGCTTTTGGACTCTCCAGATTTCAATGCATTTcgatattttggttttaaaatacattctgaattaaattatttcaatttaatttaatttacctgGTGGAGGTAGCTTGAAACTATTTCCAGTTCTTTCATTCTTGCTGCTTTATCGGAAGGTGGCGGCATTCCAAAACGTTGGGTACCACGTCGTTTTCTCTTTTTCCCGTAGATTGGGGCACCAGCTAGTGGACCAGTGATGGTTGTCATTTGAGCTACAGGCACAACAACAGGGAAGGAAAAAATGATGCTAAGCAGAGGTGCCAGCAGTAAAGGCAATCCTGCAGCTAAGATGCGAGCTGCACGTCTTCTGCTGCTGTTCGGCCTGGGACGAAAGCCGTAAAAGTACTGACCTCTATATTCCCATGTTTCAGGCTTTACACGTCCCCTATCATtagctaaatataaaataaagaaagaaaaataaaataaaggaataaagaaAACTAATCTGTACAAAACGGTATGTATCTTTAGCATATTGTTTGCAATTTACgtgttataatattatatatattatgataattatgattaaattttgaatccaTACATgcgtttttatttctaattcaatgaacatatgtcatttttaaaatatgtgttttagcAACTAGTAAAACTCATGTAACTACACTAGAAAGACTAAGCGGGACTGTTCAGCCCTTTCCAGATTGTTTGTGTGTAGATTAATAACGCATCCAAATTccttatttgaattaatttaataaaaacaaataatatacttaaataagtaattttaagaaactgaagcggtaacTTGATTAAAACacctcaaaaatatataaataggaaattcgactgttatttccgatttatatattttttaagcaaacgaTGTTTTTAATCAAGAACTAACAGTCTTTTTCGGGTAACTAACATAGAAattttatggtattttattcgatttggttaacgaaaatattgaatgatacaatgaattttcaattattcgTATATACATTAGTACATCcttttctctataaataataattgtagtaGTACCTACAATTACGTTTAAATActactgtttttctttaaataaaactaggGTACCTTATAATGCTAAATGGTACTTTTTTACCTAAAACTACCTATGATTAGGTAGTTTTGGGTAAACGATATTTGGTACCTACCAAAATACCAAAGGAGCCCCTCTGGTCCTTCTCGTCATTCTAGGTATAGGGTCTCATTTATACGTTTCTTTAAAGCTAGCAAACAAATGCTTAAATAAGTACTTAAACaggatcaaattatgaaaagacaGAAATACTCAACactttcaatagtttttttctcgAATTACAGAGCAACTTAACACTAGAGGGGCCAAATTGGCACCATTAGTTTTCCCTGTGTTAAATAGCGGAATTATACAAATTCAGAATGCAAAATCAATCCCAATATTATCTGTGTTGTTAAccaatataacattttttagcGATTTGATTCTTGAACGAATCCACTAAAAACTTCCAAaagaattcatataaattacagtagaattctatataaaatgacattttataaagaatttttgaggagttgaataaatttaaagtaatgtgGGGGAATATAAGTAAATTAGTTACTTATACATTTTGCTTGCATTTACTGTTTCAAAAgaagatagaaaatttttccataaattacaaattaaaataatacctaTTTAACGTATATTACTCAgagtttttttaaccaattaatttctattttaaaaaatgtaaaagtaaagcaatttttttaaagcgtgaaaagaGCCTTTCAAGATTTGCATAACTTTTTAGTGggtacaaattttcatttttcataaaaaaaaactactattttaGTTGTTTTCTCGTGTgatatattaatgataaaaatttatttgcatagcTTTCTCACTACGAtgtaatcattttaataatttttgtttattaattctgtttaaaaattacagaacatgTTCAGTGACTATgtgaaattgttaattttttagtgGTTTTATTTTCCCCAGttgaaatgaatttcatttatagCAAGAATCAAATTATACTTGACACTTCTTAATTTTCATGCACTCTCCAAAAAATCGGTTTAATTTTGAaccttaatttcaaaatggctTAAACACATACAGAAAAGTAAGGAAAGTACTCGGGGAGAACAGAATTATGGCCAAAacaataacgataaaaaaagtcataaaaataattttatcttatttttataagaaaataaatataaagaaaaataaatttatatttcttataattattcttccAATCAAGATTTGAATCTGATAAATAGCTGGCCAattcatattctttaaaaaaaaattattattttttctttttatttgatgttaattttGTGTGGAAATTGCAAGTCAAATTTTATTGGGCAtgcgtaaattaatttttataatgtctCTTACTCTATccaaatgaattaatttcattgattatattgcattaattgtagagtatatttcttttaatacaaaaaaacttatatattttgaatgttaataattttcttgattatGTACACTATTCAATTTATTGAACGTATAAATTAGTAGTGTGGAAAATcttaaaacctattttaaaattgcatttaaaatagtttactttaCTAGTTAATTTATgtgagacaaaaataatttaatagatattaaaactCCCTTTTTGTTTAAGGATATTAAAATTCCCTATttgtccttaaaaaaattttcatttatattttaatttttttaaaatccatttatatttttatataagtgCTGAATTAGAACTCTGAATTTGGCATATTTAtaacactatattttttattaatgagcaAGTTTTGTGAGAGGTTATCCAATAAAATGCTCTCCAAATTATATCAACTTTTGAAATACTTCAACAGTCCAGTTCATAGTTTCTACGtgatattatataatttcttatttaatagtagttttttagctaacattttaaataattctgctaaaaaaataaagataaaagtttcaataaatattcaatatatttttttacaaaaacttaaagaaaatttctactGCACTCTGGTTTGACTAGTTTACTTAAATTGCACTAATcagatttttattacaatacatATTATGcgcaaattttacttttaatgaaaaaatacattacaaaatattgttgatacagtgctagaaaatattttgcattacaaataaatgtttgatgttaaaatattttgtttagcaCTAATtcgtttgtttataaaaaatgcagtaAGGAATATATCCATTATCATGTCTAAAACTAAAAGcgattcaacttttaaaatcttttaggTACGGTAACTGTTCAAACTGTTCGAGCAAGGTGCATGGTCAATTGGCACCGTACTACGGAACTTCTCCAATTTTACGTTCTTAACTACGTTAATTGTCAGTCATTAACTatattgttgtttctaatgtcacttgccataccagcaagcctggttggtgaaaccaagcaaatttaaggTAAAGGTGCTATTATTGGTGTTATCTATTGCCAAGAATAGTCTTCAGCAGCACACACatgtcacagcccgttttaatgagtggacccattcatacatccattcctTCATCCgcagaaagtaattttaactagAACTAGAATCTCCAATGctatacccccagaggtattgatttgttatggtcACGTGgatgactttgtgacccgacagatttaaaggtgcaccagtcaccatttactacacggggagtcttagGCCTGCTGGAACCGAAATCTTGTTCTCACAAACTTGAGTCCAGCACCCTGTCAACCAGACTATTCCgacattttcttcatattaataACATTCATAGAAactgaacataaaatatttaattaaatgaaaagcttaaaaatattttcaaacttgaaCTTCTATTTTTTGGATATTAAAATCCATtcgaatttattcaaataccagcaaaaactatttcaatacgAACTCTCAAGGccaaaattcagattttttcttGTAGTAGTCTGATTATGAGATATAGTATTCTGGCCTTCAAACTAACCATGGGACAGATTAAACATGcaacagtcaccatttacaacactGTGGGTAGAGGggatcaataattattaaatacaacttTGACTAGAAAAATCTAATATGCtatgtttcattataaaatgtCACTTACTTGGTTTATGATGACGAACTGTGTACATAGCAATAGGAAAAAAGATTCCATTTTGAGTTCCCTGCGTTCTTCTTCTTACTCGATTGTGGGAACTATTTTTATTGGTAAAAGATAAATCATCGTCAAAAGtcagattattaattttctggCAGTAAGTGAAATAGTGGAGGCGGAACAACATCAAAAGAAAGAGAGTTGCTTTTAACAATTCAGTTAAAGTTCTGCAAAacatgaaaacaattaaaacattaatttttgttcataattttgttgTGGATCGTATTCagtaacttagaaaaaaacatcaattcgtatatcttaaaaatgtaaaaagttccAGTAATTTTCTAAGTAGCTTTTGTACTTAATGATAAGAGATTTTGAAATGTGATGGTATAAGGATAGAAAACGTgtgaaataaaacttacttcAGTATGGCATGGTTCTCTATAGTGCCGttgttatgttttaataaatctcgtttaataatgcaaaattatattcgtGAATAATTCCTTACAATTTCGAGCTTTCTTTCGAAgtttacaaaaactacttagaaaattgtttgaaatttttttaatctttgagatattcaaaatatactttttttcataaattaccaaatatgattctgaattaaattatgaaaaaaagagtttaaaccTTTTCCGCGCATGCGCAGTATGAAGggattaaattaaatgcttatgGCTTGCGAATATtctaacgattttttttttcaaatataaaaattacacttttgttataaattaaaaattactaccaaaattttgcctaattttacaatttatatttttactattatactaAAAAATCACAAGGCAAGAAAATTATGTCCAAAatctttatgaatatttaagctacggttacgaaattttttacagtcattaCATATAATAACTAAAGTATTGTTACAAGTTATAAgcttattgcaaatttttttttctcataaaatgttcaaaaacactcttttttgttcatattttattacaaattcatcAATcctttgaaatctttaaatattattgatccgTTTGGAAAAGTGGTTTACgtctaaagttacaaaataattctctaagtatttctttaaaaatctttaaacattCCGAAAGCGTcttttccattattgtagggtagtgcATCTTATTTGGGTATCGAATGTTTTAAGTGATTTAATATCTATGATATATCTATGCTAAGAGCAATAGTTATGATATATATCAAGAACAATTAATGTTATGTTCTTCTTCTATCAAGATCTACAGTCCTTAGTAcggtttgatattttttcaactacAGAGTTCCACTGCACTTTCTCAATGCCTCTTTTTCGCTAATTCttgatttttcataacttttaagtCCTCCTTAACCTGGTTCAGTGATCATAGTTTTGATTTAGGTATTTTTCCATAGTTATAAAGTTTAACTTTCCTGATTTTGCTTAagtttatacttattttaactattgtcgattcttaattttagtagataattaaagggatatttttttaaagtttaatggtTCCTTTTCTTGTGcctttttggcattttttagaaatcattaCACTGTTGTCAGTagatataagaaattttctaaattttcgaaataaatcttgcaaaattttgtaatttatcaatatttataagcgaggttttaaaaatcattttaatctcCAAAATAAATACTCTAAGAGCTTCAGATGATTCCAAATGCACcgaacataattttgaaaaaaaaaattattgtttaaattttaaaaataaatattgctatggaaacaagaaatatttaccCTCTATATGCCATAttccaaattataaaacaaaatccttGTAGTAATCTCCATCTTCGACCAAGATCACATGCCTAAAGTAAATCAGTAAACAGTATCATTGAAAAATGACCCAAAGCCTAGTCAGAACTATCCCCGCGGGAGACTGACCCGCATTCTTTATGATATTCAAATCTGTTTGCGCTTGACCAGCTACCCTTGAAGATGGCCTCTCAGCTGGACTTACGCACGGATAAGCTCATTCAATAGAGTTGCCGTCACATTTATCGTCGGAAATAGTATTTAGAAAAGACGACGCCTTCAACAATCACATCGCCAAAGACAGATACTCAGCCAACAAAGGATTCGACACCAATTTTAGTTCTTTTCAGGGTTAACCAGCCGTGTTGACGAGAACAAAACGCTATGTTGTCGGTAATTACAACACAAttgttttagtacttttttacaTTCGCTTCTTCTTTGCAATATAActacaagaaaatattgttagcatttaaaat
Encoded here:
- the LOC107444840 gene encoding uncharacterized protein — encoded protein: MAYRGTLTELLKATLFLLMLFRLHYFTYCQKINNLTFDDDLSFTNKNSSHNRVRRRTQGTQNGIFFPIAMYTVRHHKPTNDRGRVKPETWEYRGQYFYGFRPRPNSSRRRAARILAAGLPLLLAPLLSIIFSFPVVVPVAQMTTITGPLAGAPIYGKKRKRRGTQRFGMPPPSDKAARMKELEIVSSYLHQVEYDEKQQSRVMVNYLQCNGLLGTEDHCLERLSCEFGDPANEDAPELERTVTSILLGHMLNNEFIPRPFKKRLKAAAVHGRSNSGQCNKYFCHYVDNNWDYTATYPQSGNIPHPNHS